One Natrinema marinum genomic window carries:
- a CDS encoding helix-turn-helix domain-containing protein, with amino-acid sequence MGGRGPKRELAEKIAGEITLSDDPGATLRKWRTDFDVSQTDLAAELDVSSSVISDYESGRRESPGIGVVGRLVEGLLAIDERRGGERIRQYGRVLSAGFESDVVHDLREYATSIPLARLYDDLEATEIASSGTDSVSGHTVIDSIQAITRLSSEEFFRLYGQSTNRVLVFTGVTRGESPLVALRVVNPTPNAVILHGIDEADLWDHAADLARIDGYSLAVTNAPLDEMLEHLVTLE; translated from the coding sequence ATGGGCGGGCGCGGACCGAAACGGGAACTCGCGGAGAAGATCGCCGGGGAGATCACGTTGAGCGACGACCCCGGCGCGACGCTGCGGAAGTGGCGCACCGACTTCGACGTCTCGCAGACCGACCTCGCGGCCGAACTCGACGTTTCGTCGTCGGTTATCTCCGACTACGAGAGCGGCCGCCGGGAGAGCCCCGGCATCGGCGTCGTCGGTCGACTCGTCGAGGGGCTACTCGCGATCGACGAGCGCCGCGGCGGCGAGCGCATCCGGCAGTACGGTCGCGTCCTCTCGGCGGGCTTCGAGAGCGACGTGGTCCACGACCTGCGGGAGTACGCCACCTCGATCCCCCTCGCGCGGCTCTACGACGACCTCGAGGCCACGGAGATTGCGTCGAGCGGCACCGACAGCGTCAGCGGCCACACCGTCATCGACAGCATTCAGGCGATCACCCGCCTCTCGAGCGAGGAGTTCTTCCGACTCTACGGCCAGAGCACGAATCGCGTCCTCGTCTTCACGGGCGTGACGCGAGGCGAATCCCCGCTGGTCGCGCTGCGGGTCGTCAACCCGACGCCGAACGCCGTCATCCTCCACGGCATCGACGAGGCCGACCTCTGGGACCACGCGGCCGATCTGGCGCGGATCGACGGCTACTCGCTGGCCGTGACGAACGCGCCGTTGGACGAGATGCTCGAGCACCTCGTGACCCTCGAGTGA
- a CDS encoding metal-dependent hydrolase produces MPSTVVHVAFAGLLGVALLGDAFDTRKILFVMGCSALLDLDTLIGIVVPGTHRAALHNLWIVLVPAAVLLWDGAVREESFVRARWGETAPRVAWTTLAALLFAHVLFDAFFNGVNLFWPLHDRFYDLSGSLLLTDQRGLVQTFVELEGSGLAETTARGTTENTHYRTGFDPTRGEPATGIERIFPIAGTGERFVLTVAGLTAVGVRILEDRRSA; encoded by the coding sequence GTGCCATCGACCGTCGTCCACGTCGCGTTTGCGGGACTGCTCGGCGTCGCGCTGCTCGGCGACGCGTTCGATACCCGCAAGATCCTGTTCGTGATGGGCTGTAGCGCGCTGCTGGATCTCGACACGCTGATCGGGATCGTCGTCCCCGGCACCCACCGCGCGGCGCTGCACAACCTCTGGATCGTCCTCGTCCCCGCCGCCGTCTTGCTCTGGGACGGCGCGGTCCGCGAGGAATCGTTCGTCCGAGCGCGCTGGGGAGAGACGGCCCCTCGAGTCGCGTGGACGACGCTCGCCGCGCTCCTGTTCGCGCACGTCCTGTTCGACGCCTTCTTCAACGGCGTCAACCTCTTCTGGCCGCTCCACGACCGGTTTTACGACCTCTCGGGCTCGCTGCTGCTCACCGACCAGCGCGGGCTCGTCCAGACGTTCGTCGAACTCGAGGGCAGCGGACTCGCCGAGACGACGGCCCGCGGGACGACCGAGAACACCCACTACAGAACCGGGTTCGACCCCACCCGTGGCGAACCCGCGACGGGCATCGAGCGGATCTTCCCCATCGCGGGGACCGGCGAGCGGTTCGTGCTCACCGTCGCCGGACTGACTGCGGTGGGCGTGCGGATTCTCGAGGACCGTCGGTCGGCATGA
- a CDS encoding TatD family hydrolase, translated as MIDDRPVLDDHLHLDPDHHRGIDAVRDFARVGGTHLLVVNKPSWHLGVEAETGEDFREVFERTIEIVDEASSELEGRAWPVLGVHPGLVSRLVDERGFAPDEARDLMQAGIDVAAEYVESGDALALKSGRPHYEVDDDVWAASNAVMRRAFEHGADLECAVQLHAEASEDMTEVAEWAEDAGMPAHRVVKHYAGGRLEGPTPSVMSDKERLETAAERGEPFLMETDYIDDPDRPGAVLGPKTVPRRVRWLLENGHDEAVELAHVETPMDVYGIDTEATLELDR; from the coding sequence ATGATCGACGATCGGCCGGTACTGGACGACCACCTCCACCTCGATCCGGACCACCACCGAGGCATCGACGCCGTCAGGGACTTCGCCCGCGTCGGCGGCACCCACCTGCTCGTGGTGAATAAGCCTTCCTGGCACCTCGGCGTCGAGGCCGAGACCGGCGAGGACTTTCGCGAGGTGTTCGAGCGGACGATCGAGATCGTCGACGAGGCCTCGAGCGAACTCGAGGGTCGCGCCTGGCCCGTGCTGGGCGTCCACCCCGGACTCGTCTCGCGGCTGGTCGACGAGCGCGGCTTCGCGCCCGACGAGGCCCGCGATCTCATGCAGGCGGGGATCGACGTGGCGGCCGAGTACGTCGAATCCGGCGATGCGCTGGCGCTGAAATCCGGGCGGCCCCACTACGAGGTCGACGACGATGTCTGGGCGGCGTCGAACGCGGTCATGCGCCGGGCGTTCGAACACGGGGCCGACCTCGAGTGTGCCGTCCAACTGCACGCCGAGGCCAGCGAGGACATGACCGAGGTCGCCGAGTGGGCGGAAGACGCCGGCATGCCGGCCCACCGCGTCGTCAAACACTACGCGGGCGGCCGCCTCGAGGGGCCGACCCCGAGCGTGATGAGCGACAAGGAGCGCCTCGAGACGGCCGCCGAACGCGGCGAGCCGTTCCTGATGGAGACCGACTACATCGACGACCCCGACCGGCCGGGGGCGGTGCTCGGCCCCAAAACCGTTCCGCGACGCGTTCGCTGGCTGCTCGAGAACGGCCACGACGAGGCGGTCGAACTCGCCCACGTGGAGACGCCGATGGACGTCTACGGGATCGACACCGAGGCGACCCTCGAGCTGGACCGGTGA
- a CDS encoding AI-2E family transporter gives MADRPSPPDWLVEQPGLTVLALLSGILALFVVLPYLQYVLFGVVLAYILMPVQRRLEAFVRPTFAAVGVVIGTLLVVLLPLIYVAIVAFEQSLRVVRAIRQGEIDVATIEEVLATNGYAVDFAELYADNQGRIATGLQGLSTGAIDIVGGLPGIFIGLTVTLFVLFALLRDGERLVAWFQWVLPIEDEVLEELRVGLDRLMWASVVGNVAVAAVQAVMLGVGLAIAGVPAVIFLTVATFVLTLLPLVGAFGVWIPVAVYLVAVGRPTAAAAVTVYGLLVSFSDSYLRPAMIGRTSAFNSAIVVVGIFGGLVVFGAVGLFIGPVVLGGAKLTLDCFAREHVGEPPADADLEGAVTDPESTADADEAATETDTDTESPSDADSESEPTANTDSDTGTGSKE, from the coding sequence ATGGCAGACCGCCCCAGTCCGCCGGACTGGCTCGTCGAACAGCCCGGACTGACAGTTCTCGCGCTGTTGAGCGGCATCTTAGCGCTGTTCGTCGTCTTACCGTACCTCCAGTACGTCCTCTTCGGCGTCGTTCTCGCGTACATTCTCATGCCCGTCCAGCGACGACTCGAGGCGTTCGTCAGACCGACGTTCGCAGCGGTCGGCGTCGTCATCGGGACGTTACTCGTCGTGTTGCTCCCGCTCATCTACGTCGCCATCGTCGCCTTCGAGCAATCGCTCCGCGTCGTTCGCGCCATCAGGCAGGGTGAGATCGATGTCGCGACGATCGAAGAAGTCCTGGCAACCAACGGGTACGCCGTCGATTTCGCCGAGCTGTACGCGGATAATCAGGGGCGGATCGCGACGGGGCTACAAGGGCTCTCGACGGGCGCGATCGACATCGTCGGCGGCCTTCCGGGAATCTTCATCGGCTTGACCGTCACGCTGTTCGTCCTCTTCGCGCTGTTGCGCGACGGCGAGCGCCTCGTCGCGTGGTTCCAGTGGGTGTTGCCGATCGAGGACGAGGTCTTAGAGGAACTCCGCGTTGGGTTAGACCGGCTCATGTGGGCATCGGTCGTCGGCAACGTCGCCGTCGCCGCCGTGCAGGCGGTGATGCTCGGCGTCGGCCTGGCGATCGCCGGCGTCCCCGCCGTGATCTTCCTCACCGTGGCGACGTTCGTGCTCACCTTGCTCCCGCTGGTCGGTGCGTTCGGCGTCTGGATTCCGGTGGCGGTCTATCTCGTGGCAGTCGGTCGGCCCACCGCCGCGGCCGCGGTCACCGTCTACGGGCTGCTCGTCAGCTTCTCCGACTCGTACCTCCGCCCCGCGATGATCGGCCGGACGAGCGCGTTCAACTCCGCGATCGTCGTGGTCGGCATCTTCGGCGGGCTCGTCGTCTTCGGTGCCGTCGGGCTGTTCATCGGTCCCGTCGTCCTCGGCGGCGCGAAACTCACTCTCGACTGCTTCGCGCGCGAACACGTCGGCGAGCCGCCGGCCGATGCCGACCTCGAGGGGGCGGTGACCGATCCGGAGTCGACGGCCGACGCCGACGAGGCGGCGACCGAGACAGATACTGACACGGAGTCGCCGTCCGACGCGGACAGCGAATCGGAGCCGACGGCCAACACCGATTCCGACACCGGTACTGGCTCGAAGGAGTGA
- a CDS encoding aldehyde dehydrogenase family protein, producing MSAPKLEPQAEWDRIYIDGEWREAASGETLPVENPAKQEVFTEVPAATEEDVDAAYEAAEAAQPEWEDTPREERNEIVQNLLNELNGRFEEVAGLLATEAGTPGYRAMGEFATATGDVEMALELEAPEEEVRPSSSVDDKDNHIVYEPVGVVGVISPWNFPLHLSLRAVAPAIALGNTVVLKPATDTPITGGLLIAKLCEAAGVPDGVVNVVTGRGSDIGDRIANHPIPRVISFTGSTAVGKGVAENAGGSLALPALELGGNAPFIVTDEADLERAARAGAFGSFFHQGQVCISINRHLVHESLYDEYVDLLVDHAESLIVGDPSENEDVTFGPVQNETQRDDLVAFIEETVDAGATLETGGEADGLFVEPTVLSDCTNDMPTACNEHFGPVAPVIPFSDDEEAIELANDTEYGLSAAVFCEDEERARDLADQVEAGMVHINDQPINEDHNAPFGGVKQSGLGRYHGEWIVQELTEPKWISVQGEERDYFIFD from the coding sequence ATGAGCGCTCCGAAACTCGAGCCCCAAGCGGAGTGGGATCGAATTTACATCGACGGCGAGTGGCGTGAGGCTGCCAGCGGCGAGACGCTCCCGGTGGAAAATCCGGCGAAACAGGAAGTGTTTACGGAAGTACCGGCGGCGACCGAGGAGGACGTCGACGCCGCCTACGAGGCGGCCGAGGCCGCCCAGCCGGAGTGGGAAGACACGCCCCGCGAGGAGCGCAACGAGATCGTCCAGAACCTACTGAACGAACTCAACGGCCGCTTCGAGGAGGTCGCGGGCCTGCTCGCGACGGAGGCCGGCACGCCCGGCTATCGAGCGATGGGCGAGTTCGCCACCGCGACCGGCGACGTGGAGATGGCACTGGAACTCGAGGCGCCCGAAGAGGAGGTCCGGCCCTCCTCATCGGTCGACGACAAGGACAACCACATCGTCTACGAGCCGGTCGGCGTCGTCGGCGTCATCTCGCCGTGGAACTTCCCGCTGCACCTCTCGCTGCGCGCCGTTGCGCCCGCGATCGCGCTGGGTAACACCGTCGTCCTGAAGCCGGCGACCGACACCCCGATCACGGGCGGCCTGCTCATCGCGAAGCTCTGCGAGGCCGCGGGCGTCCCCGACGGCGTCGTCAACGTCGTCACCGGCCGCGGCTCCGACATCGGCGACCGGATCGCCAACCACCCCATCCCGCGGGTCATCTCCTTTACCGGCTCGACGGCCGTCGGTAAGGGCGTCGCCGAAAACGCCGGCGGCAGCCTCGCGCTACCCGCCCTCGAGCTCGGGGGCAACGCGCCATTCATCGTCACCGACGAGGCCGACCTCGAGCGGGCCGCCCGCGCCGGCGCGTTCGGGTCGTTCTTCCACCAAGGGCAGGTCTGCATCTCGATCAACCGCCACCTCGTCCACGAGTCGCTGTACGACGAGTACGTCGACCTGCTGGTCGACCACGCCGAATCGCTCATCGTGGGCGACCCCTCCGAGAACGAGGACGTCACGTTCGGTCCGGTCCAAAACGAAACCCAGCGCGACGATCTGGTTGCGTTCATCGAGGAGACGGTCGACGCGGGTGCGACCCTCGAGACGGGCGGCGAGGCCGACGGGCTGTTCGTCGAGCCGACGGTCCTCTCGGACTGCACCAACGACATGCCGACGGCCTGCAACGAGCACTTCGGCCCCGTCGCACCCGTGATCCCGTTCTCGGACGACGAGGAGGCCATCGAACTGGCCAACGACACCGAGTACGGCCTCTCGGCGGCGGTCTTCTGCGAAGACGAAGAGCGCGCCCGCGACCTCGCCGATCAGGTCGAAGCCGGCATGGTCCACATCAACGACCAGCCGATCAACGAAGACCACAACGCGCCCTTCGGTGGCGTCAAGCAGTCGGGCCTCGGGCGCTACCACGGCGAGTGGATCGTCCAGGAGCTGACCGAACCCAAGTGGATCTCGGTGCAGGGCGAGGAGCGCGACTACTTCATCTTCGACTAG
- a CDS encoding NYN domain-containing protein gives MFDRVRARLSRSGDRQPPAEPSVGLFVDGPNVFREEFDVDLDDLRDAASDLGRVGVIRLYLDEHATPGLIQAAEARGFEVVVTSGDVDVKLAVDATALAGDGTIDRLAIASRDTDFKPVLEYAGTVGVETIAIAPGTYGRSDALRNAADEAVTLEDGN, from the coding sequence ATGTTCGACCGCGTTCGCGCTCGTCTCTCCCGATCCGGCGATCGACAGCCCCCCGCCGAGCCGTCGGTGGGGCTGTTCGTCGACGGACCGAACGTCTTCCGCGAGGAGTTCGACGTCGACCTCGACGACCTGCGCGACGCGGCGAGCGACCTCGGCCGAGTCGGCGTCATCCGACTCTACCTCGACGAACACGCCACGCCCGGACTCATCCAGGCCGCCGAAGCCCGCGGCTTCGAGGTCGTCGTCACCAGCGGCGATGTCGACGTGAAACTCGCCGTCGACGCGACCGCGCTCGCCGGCGACGGCACCATCGACCGACTCGCGATCGCCTCGCGCGATACGGACTTCAAGCCCGTCCTCGAGTACGCGGGGACCGTCGGCGTCGAGACGATCGCCATCGCGCCCGGCACCTACGGTCGCTCTGACGCGCTGCGGAACGCGGCCGACGAGGCGGTGACGCTCGAGGACGGGAACTAG
- the hmgB gene encoding hydroxymethylglutaryl-CoA synthase: MTAVGIDAVEIWTGNLKLDLPGTFAPEKGEDPEKYTKGLGLNASSFPDSYEDIVTMGANAAHRLMERKGLEPDDIGRIDVATESAFDNSKPVSTYVAGCLEQVYDGDFHHANKGERKFACIAGTQSLDDAYNWIRAGRNRGRSALVIATDTALYARGDDGEATQGAGAVAMLISEDPNLVELSAEQGYGSADETDFLKPNQQFPSVDGKRSVQVYLARMREALEDFESVAGEVHEDDFVFAPFHTPFPGMVRKAALLAYRHVIRDTPIEDDLAEEIGRQPRPEAFDDDEAYREALREYMDALKGTDRYAEWYDATIDPTLTISREVGNWYTGSVHVARASALKHALENDRDLTGEKLLVGSYGSGAQAEIHAETIREGWEDEIESLNVDEQLADRYEMAWEDYEEIHDAHNHEMDVDVEEFTTPSAEFVFDGWGRMGERKYRYVE; encoded by the coding sequence ATGACTGCAGTCGGCATCGACGCCGTCGAGATCTGGACCGGTAATCTCAAACTCGATCTTCCGGGAACGTTCGCCCCGGAGAAAGGCGAAGACCCCGAAAAGTACACGAAAGGACTCGGCCTCAACGCCAGTTCGTTCCCCGACAGCTACGAGGACATCGTCACGATGGGTGCCAATGCCGCTCATCGTCTGATGGAGCGAAAAGGCCTCGAGCCCGACGATATCGGCCGGATCGACGTTGCGACCGAGAGCGCGTTCGACAACTCGAAACCGGTTTCGACGTACGTCGCCGGCTGTCTCGAGCAAGTCTACGACGGCGACTTTCATCACGCCAACAAGGGCGAGCGCAAGTTCGCCTGTATCGCGGGAACCCAGAGCTTAGACGACGCGTACAACTGGATCCGCGCGGGTCGCAATCGCGGCCGCTCGGCGCTGGTCATCGCGACCGATACCGCGCTCTACGCCCGCGGCGACGACGGTGAAGCGACCCAGGGGGCCGGTGCCGTCGCGATGCTCATCAGCGAGGACCCGAATCTGGTCGAACTCTCCGCCGAGCAGGGCTACGGCTCGGCCGACGAGACCGACTTCTTGAAGCCCAACCAGCAGTTCCCCTCGGTCGACGGCAAGCGCTCCGTCCAGGTCTACCTTGCGCGGATGCGCGAGGCCCTCGAGGACTTCGAGAGCGTCGCGGGCGAGGTCCACGAGGACGACTTCGTCTTCGCGCCGTTCCACACGCCGTTCCCCGGCATGGTCCGAAAGGCGGCGCTGCTGGCCTACCGTCACGTCATCCGCGACACGCCCATCGAAGACGATCTCGCCGAAGAGATCGGCCGCCAGCCCCGCCCCGAGGCGTTCGACGACGACGAGGCCTACCGCGAGGCGCTCCGGGAGTACATGGACGCGCTCAAGGGCACCGACCGCTACGCCGAGTGGTACGACGCGACGATCGACCCGACGCTGACGATCTCCCGCGAAGTCGGCAACTGGTACACCGGCTCCGTTCACGTCGCCCGCGCGAGCGCGCTCAAACACGCCCTCGAGAACGACCGCGACCTGACCGGCGAGAAACTGCTCGTCGGCTCCTACGGCAGCGGCGCGCAGGCGGAGATCCACGCCGAGACGATCCGGGAGGGCTGGGAGGACGAGATCGAGTCCCTGAACGTCGACGAGCAACTCGCCGACCGCTACGAGATGGCGTGGGAGGACTACGAGGAGATCCACGACGCCCACAACCACGAGATGGACGTCGACGTCGAGGAGTTCACGACGCCCAGTGCGGAGTTCGTCTTCGACGGCTGGGGCCGGATGGGCGAGCGGAAGTACCGATACGTCGAGTAG
- the gcvH gene encoding glycine cleavage system protein GcvH: MSFDVPDDRRYLESHEWALETDDGTVQVGISDFAQDELGDVVFVELPDVGDDLSQEAEFGVVESIKAVSDLYAPVGGEVVAINDDLFDAPELVNDDPFGEGWMLEIEPDDPDELGALLTADEYEKQIA, encoded by the coding sequence ATGAGCTTCGACGTTCCCGACGATAGACGGTATCTGGAATCGCACGAGTGGGCCCTCGAGACCGACGATGGCACCGTTCAGGTCGGCATCTCCGACTTCGCTCAGGACGAACTCGGCGACGTGGTCTTCGTCGAACTCCCCGACGTGGGCGACGACCTCTCTCAGGAGGCGGAGTTCGGCGTCGTCGAGTCGATCAAGGCCGTCTCCGACCTCTACGCGCCGGTCGGCGGCGAGGTCGTCGCGATCAACGACGACCTGTTCGACGCGCCCGAACTCGTCAACGACGACCCGTTCGGCGAGGGCTGGATGCTCGAGATCGAACCGGACGATCCCGACGAACTCGGGGCGCTCCTGACCGCCGACGAGTACGAGAAGCAGATCGCGTAA
- a CDS encoding DUF7513 family protein, which produces MSLFGKYLKGWRFRANRPSLEEGSEIDVFVAETNGTSGRAYVGDTELVVEGAGPEAVEKQVRVRVTEFDETTATGRGELIEIVGESSYSG; this is translated from the coding sequence ATGAGCCTCTTCGGCAAGTACCTCAAGGGCTGGCGGTTCCGAGCCAATCGGCCGAGCCTCGAGGAAGGAAGCGAGATCGATGTCTTCGTTGCGGAGACCAACGGCACCAGCGGTCGGGCGTACGTCGGCGACACCGAACTGGTCGTCGAGGGTGCCGGGCCGGAAGCGGTCGAGAAACAGGTCCGTGTCCGCGTGACCGAGTTCGACGAGACGACCGCGACAGGTCGCGGCGAGCTGATCGAAATCGTCGGCGAGAGTTCCTACAGCGGCTAG
- a CDS encoding DUF2150 family protein, whose product MSNPPTEFYSEERWQNWIDRIKDEDIDPENEDSARLLLNLQDDTAIAIAKIVAAYDDGELDQEEALEEINDVREIVLSEVDIEDEEKLILVDGVQTSLVCVFFAAEEFIANGPAEDGSVADYLGAAADAEAEEDLDAALGYAAQAGTLIIDEEDLDMTVAEDLEYGLVTEWINGLDSLQSAMSDPEVVEEDE is encoded by the coding sequence ATGAGCAATCCCCCGACCGAGTTCTACTCGGAGGAACGCTGGCAGAACTGGATCGATCGCATCAAAGACGAAGATATCGATCCGGAAAACGAAGACTCGGCTCGACTCCTGCTCAATCTGCAGGACGACACGGCGATCGCGATCGCGAAGATCGTCGCCGCCTACGACGACGGGGAACTCGACCAGGAGGAAGCGCTCGAGGAGATCAACGACGTTCGCGAGATCGTCCTCAGCGAGGTCGACATCGAGGACGAGGAGAAACTGATCCTCGTCGACGGCGTCCAGACCAGTCTCGTTTGCGTCTTCTTCGCCGCCGAAGAGTTCATCGCCAACGGGCCGGCCGAGGACGGCAGCGTTGCCGACTATCTCGGCGCCGCCGCCGACGCCGAAGCCGAGGAAGATCTCGACGCCGCGCTGGGCTATGCCGCACAGGCGGGGACGCTCATTATCGACGAGGAAGACCTCGACATGACCGTCGCCGAGGATCTCGAGTACGGACTGGTCACCGAGTGGATCAACGGACTCGACAGCCTCCAGAGCGCGATGAGCGACCCCGAAGTCGTCGAAGAAGACGAGTAA
- a CDS encoding Na+/H+ antiporter NhaC family protein translates to MSNDEPTDQFTTPDSGGPAVEFYGGRGMSAFPIAFFIVWAIVQTALWRIGDTGGLIVGILIGLILGMFFVRGNWRTYANTIFEGMTQPVAVTAIVAWIWAGMFAQLLQDGGFVGGLVWLADAAGIGAALFPAITFVLAAVFTTGIGTGYGASVAFVGLFFPAGVLLGASPVLLFGAILSGAIFGDNLAPVSDTTIVSAVTQDADIGGVVASRFKYVIIAAAIAFVGYVVAGGAMDGLEISAQAQEIFLSGSEAIGLVHVLSMLAVIGAAIAGRHIVEAISWGIVLAVVFNLVFGLAGIGDMVMFNAPPDAPLAEPLAGLPFLTVVENPDAVGVTGSLMTGVAGFLELSILVLLIIGAAQIMIRGGAFEVLLEWSIENLATNVRNAELTMVASTALINAIITINTAAEVAIGPYISKIGERFNLNGYRRANILDGQTAALGYIFPWSGGVLAGYSAMQNLPGEYEWFDQSMLVTPIDVVPFVFQGWLLVAVFIVAALTGFGREYVIDRESEEVARV, encoded by the coding sequence ATGAGTAACGACGAACCGACCGATCAGTTCACGACACCCGACAGCGGCGGTCCGGCCGTCGAGTTCTACGGCGGCCGCGGAATGAGCGCGTTCCCGATCGCGTTTTTCATCGTCTGGGCCATCGTCCAGACCGCCCTCTGGCGGATCGGCGACACGGGTGGGCTCATCGTCGGCATCCTGATCGGGCTCATCCTCGGGATGTTCTTCGTCCGCGGGAACTGGCGGACCTACGCGAACACGATCTTCGAAGGGATGACCCAGCCGGTCGCCGTGACGGCGATCGTGGCGTGGATCTGGGCCGGCATGTTCGCCCAACTGCTTCAGGACGGCGGCTTCGTCGGCGGCCTCGTCTGGCTCGCCGACGCGGCGGGCATCGGCGCGGCGCTGTTCCCGGCGATCACGTTCGTCCTGGCGGCCGTCTTTACGACCGGGATCGGGACCGGCTACGGCGCGAGCGTCGCCTTCGTCGGCCTCTTTTTCCCCGCCGGCGTCCTGCTCGGTGCGAGCCCCGTCTTGTTGTTCGGGGCGATCCTCTCGGGCGCGATCTTCGGTGACAATCTCGCGCCCGTCAGCGACACGACGATCGTCAGCGCCGTCACGCAGGACGCCGACATCGGCGGTGTCGTCGCCTCTCGATTCAAGTACGTGATCATCGCCGCGGCGATCGCCTTCGTCGGCTACGTCGTCGCCGGCGGTGCGATGGACGGCCTCGAGATCAGCGCGCAAGCCCAGGAGATCTTCCTCTCGGGCAGCGAGGCGATCGGGCTCGTCCACGTGCTCTCGATGCTCGCCGTCATCGGCGCGGCGATCGCCGGCCGTCACATCGTCGAAGCGATCTCCTGGGGGATCGTCCTCGCCGTCGTCTTCAACCTCGTCTTCGGCCTCGCCGGCATCGGCGACATGGTCATGTTCAACGCGCCGCCGGACGCCCCGCTGGCCGAACCCCTGGCCGGACTGCCGTTCCTCACGGTCGTCGAGAACCCCGACGCGGTCGGCGTCACCGGGAGCCTCATGACCGGCGTCGCCGGCTTCCTCGAGCTGTCGATCCTCGTCTTGCTGATCATCGGCGCGGCTCAGATCATGATCCGCGGCGGGGCCTTCGAGGTGCTGCTCGAGTGGTCGATCGAGAACCTCGCGACGAACGTCCGCAACGCGGAACTCACCATGGTGGCCTCGACGGCGCTGATCAACGCGATCATCACGATCAACACCGCCGCCGAGGTCGCGATCGGCCCCTACATCTCGAAGATCGGCGAACGGTTCAACCTGAACGGTTACCGGCGCGCGAACATTCTGGACGGCCAGACCGCCGCGCTGGGTTACATCTTCCCGTGGTCGGGCGGCGTCCTCGCGGGGTACAGCGCGATGCAGAACCTGCCGGGCGAGTACGAGTGGTTCGACCAGTCGATGCTCGTTACGCCGATCGATGTCGTGCCGTTCGTCTTCCAGGGCTGGCTGCTCGTGGCGGTGTTCATCGTCGCCGCGCTGACCGGCTTCGGTCGCGAGTACGTTATCGACCGCGAGAGTGAGGAGGTGGCCCGCGTATGA
- the gcvT gene encoding glycine cleavage system aminomethyltransferase GcvT: MPLQTPPLRGIHDERGAKFTEFGGWDMPVEFDSIQTEHAAVREDAGIFDVSHMGQIHVSGPDATELMQRLTSNDVTRLDVGDSQYAVITDEDGVIIDDTVIYRLPDEDGQSTFLFVPNAGTDEATHERWIRYRNEWDLEAVVDNRTDEYAMFAVQGPNAVALVEEATDESVDDLERFGARYATIDGVECWTARTGYTGEDGFELIVPWAAAEEIWAAFDCQPCGLGARDTLRIEAGLLLAGQDFDSETDPRTPYEAGIGFTVALETEFVGRDALAEIEDAGVDEQLVGFQLIDRGVPRHGYDITNAESRVIGTVTSGTMSPTLERPIGLGYVPVEYAEPGTTLQVIVRGQSKKARVETTPFIDTV; encoded by the coding sequence ATGCCGCTTCAGACGCCGCCGTTACGTGGGATTCACGACGAGCGCGGGGCGAAGTTCACGGAGTTTGGCGGCTGGGATATGCCGGTCGAGTTCGATTCGATTCAGACCGAGCACGCGGCCGTCAGGGAGGACGCGGGCATCTTCGACGTCTCGCACATGGGCCAGATTCACGTCTCGGGCCCGGACGCGACGGAACTGATGCAACGGCTCACCTCGAACGACGTCACCCGGCTCGACGTGGGTGACTCCCAGTACGCCGTCATCACCGACGAGGACGGAGTCATCATCGACGATACGGTGATCTACCGACTGCCCGACGAAGACGGGCAGTCGACTTTCCTGTTCGTCCCCAACGCCGGCACCGACGAGGCGACTCACGAGCGATGGATCCGCTACCGCAACGAGTGGGATCTCGAGGCGGTCGTCGACAACCGGACCGACGAGTACGCCATGTTCGCCGTCCAGGGGCCGAACGCGGTCGCGCTGGTCGAGGAAGCGACCGACGAATCGGTCGACGACCTCGAGCGCTTCGGGGCCCGCTACGCGACGATCGACGGCGTCGAGTGCTGGACCGCCCGCACGGGCTACACCGGCGAGGACGGCTTCGAGCTGATCGTCCCGTGGGCGGCGGCCGAGGAGATCTGGGCGGCGTTCGACTGCCAGCCCTGCGGGCTCGGCGCGCGGGATACGCTCCGCATCGAGGCCGGCTTGCTGCTCGCCGGGCAGGACTTCGACTCCGAGACCGACCCGCGGACGCCCTACGAGGCCGGCATCGGCTTTACCGTCGCGCTCGAGACCGAGTTCGTCGGCCGGGACGCCCTCGCGGAGATCGAGGACGCGGGCGTCGACGAACAGTTGGTCGGCTTCCAGTTGATCGACCGCGGCGTCCCCCGACACGGCTACGACATCACGAACGCCGAGAGCCGGGTTATCGGCACCGTCACGAGCGGGACGATGAGCCCCACGCTCGAGCGACCGATCGGGTTGGGCTACGTCCCCGTCGAGTACGCCGAGCCGGGGACGACGCTGCAGGTGATCGTCCGCGGTCAGTCCAAAAAGGCAAGAGTTGAAACGACGCCCTTCATCGACACAGTATAA